In Amycolatopsis jiangsuensis, the following proteins share a genomic window:
- a CDS encoding Pycsar system effector family protein, with amino-acid sequence MRRRVHTPLKGTSADDEKLRLAIDSAWKIHATLADWTGKVDTKASFCFAVESAALATVTTLATNGRFFSNREHWLQGWVFGAGILLLILASLSAAMVVRPRLRRKKMKSEWRENYIYFGHLQHWDPKLLEETLRKSEPLPVLAAQLVNMSKIAWRKHLMVQISLTLGLLGLGFLGVSILI; translated from the coding sequence ATGCGCCGTCGCGTCCATACGCCCCTCAAGGGCACCTCAGCCGATGACGAAAAGCTGCGATTGGCAATAGATTCGGCATGGAAGATTCACGCAACATTGGCCGATTGGACCGGTAAGGTCGACACAAAAGCCTCTTTTTGCTTCGCAGTCGAGTCCGCCGCGCTCGCAACCGTCACCACACTGGCAACAAACGGTAGATTTTTTAGCAATCGAGAACATTGGCTACAAGGATGGGTCTTCGGGGCAGGAATACTTCTCTTAATTCTAGCGTCCCTGTCGGCGGCCATGGTGGTCCGCCCGCGGCTGCGCCGAAAAAAGATGAAAAGTGAATGGAGAGAAAATTACATTTACTTTGGCCACTTGCAACACTGGGACCCAAAACTCCTAGAAGAAACCCTCCGAAAGTCGGAGCCACTTCCTGTACTTGCAGCTCAATTGGTTAACATGAGCAAAATAGCGTGGCGCAAACACCTCATGGTGCAAATTTCGTTGACACTCGGCCTTCTGGGGCTCGGCTTTCTGGGCGTCAGCATCCTCATCTAG
- a CDS encoding phosphotransferase, whose protein sequence is MKVPEVLASSVRARWPDRADAWLTTIGPELDALTRQHSATPQRVLPARYAFVVSATSPSGPLIFRATPDPQALKQAVVAKALGRLDVGPKIHLTTSTDTGSWTVMEQVTPGTPLADADPATLDFDALTRPLRAMVGQPAPSPDLPLITDWLRDRLSDDNLTELPAGEQVAPKAERVRALELLDDLAADMRPGLCHGDASPWNVLTGPGNRWKLIDPRGMQGEPEYDAAVMAYKLNNILSSSVAELNLGNADRLVLGRIAKWAVVAHASRV, encoded by the coding sequence GTGAAGGTTCCGGAGGTCCTCGCCAGCTCCGTCCGAGCGCGATGGCCCGACCGCGCGGACGCCTGGCTGACCACCATCGGCCCCGAACTCGACGCACTGACCCGCCAGCACTCGGCCACACCCCAGCGCGTCCTACCAGCTCGATACGCCTTCGTCGTGTCAGCGACCAGCCCGAGCGGCCCCCTCATCTTCCGAGCCACACCCGACCCGCAAGCCCTCAAACAAGCCGTCGTCGCCAAGGCCCTGGGCCGCCTCGACGTAGGCCCCAAGATTCACCTCACGACCAGCACCGACACCGGCTCATGGACGGTCATGGAGCAGGTCACCCCCGGCACCCCACTCGCCGACGCCGACCCGGCAACCCTCGACTTCGACGCCCTGACCCGTCCCCTCCGAGCGATGGTGGGCCAACCTGCCCCTTCGCCGGACCTGCCGCTGATCACCGATTGGCTCCGCGACCGCCTCAGCGACGACAACCTCACCGAGCTGCCAGCAGGCGAGCAGGTAGCCCCAAAGGCCGAACGCGTCCGCGCTCTCGAACTCCTCGACGACCTCGCCGCAGACATGCGCCCCGGCCTCTGCCACGGCGACGCCTCACCCTGGAACGTCCTCACAGGCCCCGGCAACCGCTGGAAGCTCATCGACCCCCGCGGCATGCAAGGCGAACCCGAGTACGACGCAGCCGTGATGGCCTACAAGCTCAACAACATCCTGTCGTCGTCCGTTGCCGAACTAAACCTGGGCAACGCGGATAGGCTCGTACTAGGCAGAATCGCCAAGTGGGCTGTCGTCGCCCATGCCTCCCGTGTCTGA
- a CDS encoding HAD family hydrolase, with translation MTAAELLDQAAALFLDFDGPVCSVFAGLPATVVADQLRSVLADAGHTDFPGSVATSSDPFAVLKYAASLSEDDARYVEAAFTAHEVEAMTTAETTEGAHELIQAWHASGRPLAIVSNNSAAAISTYLDFHGIRPLVDVVSARENADVGLLKPSPYLLNQAVRALAIPAERCVFVGDSLTDVEAAKAAGVRVIGYANKPGKRERFTRAEADAITDVLTELVAVP, from the coding sequence ATGACAGCCGCGGAGCTGCTCGACCAGGCCGCCGCGCTCTTCCTCGACTTCGACGGCCCGGTGTGCTCGGTGTTCGCCGGACTTCCCGCCACCGTGGTTGCCGATCAGCTCCGCTCCGTCCTCGCCGACGCCGGACACACCGACTTCCCCGGATCAGTGGCCACCAGCAGCGACCCGTTCGCGGTGCTGAAGTACGCCGCCTCCCTCAGCGAGGACGACGCCCGCTACGTCGAGGCCGCGTTCACCGCGCACGAGGTTGAGGCCATGACCACCGCCGAAACGACCGAGGGCGCACACGAACTCATCCAGGCGTGGCACGCTTCCGGCCGGCCGCTGGCGATCGTGAGCAACAACAGCGCCGCCGCGATCAGCACCTACCTCGACTTTCACGGCATCCGCCCGCTCGTCGACGTCGTGTCCGCCCGCGAGAACGCCGATGTCGGACTCCTCAAGCCGAGCCCGTACCTCCTGAACCAGGCCGTGCGAGCACTCGCGATCCCGGCGGAGCGTTGCGTCTTCGTCGGCGACTCCCTGACCGACGTCGAAGCAGCCAAGGCCGCAGGCGTCCGCGTGATCGGCTACGCCAATAAACCAGGCAAGCGCGAGCGCTTCACCCGCGCCGAAGCCGACGCGATCACCGACGTATTGACCGAGCTGGTCGCAGTGCCGTGA
- a CDS encoding GntR family transcriptional regulator gives MQVANALRAAILTKKFSPGDKLPSRNELAKTYSVAPMTVQNALRELREEGLIVSRQGSGVFVRERTERPIGLRPHIERAFEAQHVTVDFAGFSGETLHGVIAEPLDKIRIGRLRPESIRVRLLVPDPSQPWTLPVTVDERADSPVFRKRADEIMRRNTLAIVDSITELADLGLINEASAEIRVHNVPPTFKLYLINDEEAFFGFYPVREHVISYDGQTEAMYDLMGKDAILFHHSANDDDTSTGSQYVEQARTWFESMWSSIGKDFRR, from the coding sequence GTGCAGGTGGCGAACGCTCTCCGCGCTGCAATCCTGACCAAGAAGTTCAGCCCCGGCGACAAGCTGCCCTCGCGGAACGAGCTGGCGAAGACCTACAGCGTCGCCCCGATGACCGTTCAGAACGCCCTGCGTGAACTACGCGAAGAAGGGCTCATCGTCTCTCGCCAAGGCAGCGGCGTCTTCGTCCGAGAGCGCACCGAACGCCCCATCGGCCTACGGCCGCACATCGAGCGCGCGTTCGAGGCGCAACACGTGACAGTCGACTTCGCCGGGTTCTCGGGGGAGACCCTGCACGGCGTCATTGCTGAACCCCTGGACAAGATCCGGATCGGTCGACTTCGCCCGGAGTCGATCCGGGTCCGTCTGCTCGTGCCCGACCCTTCGCAACCGTGGACGCTCCCGGTCACGGTGGACGAGCGCGCCGACAGCCCGGTCTTCCGCAAGCGCGCAGACGAGATCATGCGCCGCAACACGCTCGCGATCGTCGACTCGATCACCGAGCTAGCGGACCTGGGCTTGATCAACGAGGCGTCGGCGGAGATCCGTGTGCACAACGTGCCGCCGACCTTCAAGCTCTACCTGATCAACGACGAGGAAGCGTTCTTCGGCTTCTACCCGGTGCGTGAGCACGTCATCAGCTACGACGGTCAGACCGAGGCCATGTACGACCTCATGGGCAAGGACGCGATCCTGTTCCATCACTCGGCGAACGACGACGACACATCGACCGGTTCGCAGTACGTCGAGCAGGCGCGGACCTGGTTCGAGAGCATGTGGTCGAGCATCGGTAAGGATTTCCGGCGATGA
- a CDS encoding GntR family transcriptional regulator gives MHKIPHDYMGYVYEWVADEVAARIASGDLPLLSALPNERRLAQEYGVSLGSARRAIDVLRKRGLVTTIRAKGTFVVQREASR, from the coding sequence GTGCACAAGATCCCGCACGACTACATGGGCTACGTCTACGAGTGGGTTGCCGACGAAGTTGCCGCTCGCATTGCGTCGGGCGATCTTCCGTTGCTTAGCGCGCTACCGAACGAACGCCGCCTGGCACAGGAATACGGCGTCTCTCTGGGCAGCGCGAGGCGCGCTATCGACGTCCTCCGAAAGCGCGGTCTCGTGACCACGATCCGCGCCAAGGGAACCTTCGTCGTGCAGCGCGAAGCCAGCCGCTGA
- a CDS encoding FtsK/SpoIIIE domain-containing protein, whose protein sequence is MNAHTLGILLLGSTGLAVVVWVLHKLGKALASVAEALAAAAVVFLALWWVLKAVAWIFKEILTHPRTTLAVLAVAAWCFWLGWLSLVVSGCVVAAGLLTWRRLHLVSFDQWAGRALRSWWFRWALYMPKLPEWLHACGLSVKDDTVPVDLTVTLVGRKKITRDQQRAGVRLPKVRRVRSGASWDEVRVELVPGQKPEDFDEAARELAVARKVARCQVRELAPNVVSIDFQRRDLLAAPVPCPRFAELDASSVDLRRAWAGRTEYGQDWHLPLYGSGSHTLTAGASGAGKNSVMWCPLASIAPAIRDGLVRVTGIDPKGMELAYGRGIFHRYAVTPKDALEVLDELVAAMDARKAEFAGRVRTVPVSVENPLELVEFDEIGALTKYTDRKTREQIIEKVALLTTQGRALGFTVRGYVQEPTKDTVPVRELFPRRICLRVTSKSHVGMVLGDQAYERGAWANRIGESEAGTGYVWGEGIREPMRVRAGWVPDEAVKALEAFVTGGGVLGVAA, encoded by the coding sequence ATGAACGCACACACCCTCGGAATCCTGCTGCTCGGTAGTACCGGCCTCGCCGTGGTGGTCTGGGTGCTGCACAAGCTCGGCAAGGCGCTGGCCTCGGTCGCGGAGGCTCTCGCCGCCGCTGCTGTTGTTTTCCTTGCACTGTGGTGGGTTCTCAAGGCCGTGGCCTGGATCTTCAAGGAGATCCTGACCCACCCGCGAACCACGCTTGCTGTGCTCGCGGTCGCCGCCTGGTGCTTCTGGCTCGGCTGGCTGTCGCTCGTCGTGAGCGGTTGCGTGGTCGCTGCGGGACTGCTGACCTGGCGGCGACTCCACCTGGTGTCGTTCGATCAGTGGGCTGGACGCGCGCTGCGTTCGTGGTGGTTCCGGTGGGCGCTCTACATGCCCAAGCTGCCGGAATGGCTGCACGCGTGTGGTCTCAGCGTCAAGGACGACACTGTGCCCGTCGACCTGACGGTGACGCTCGTCGGCCGGAAGAAGATCACACGCGATCAGCAGCGGGCCGGTGTTCGACTGCCCAAGGTCCGGCGTGTGCGGTCCGGTGCGTCGTGGGACGAGGTCCGGGTTGAACTGGTGCCGGGTCAGAAGCCCGAGGACTTCGACGAAGCCGCGCGAGAACTCGCCGTAGCGCGCAAGGTGGCCCGGTGCCAGGTGCGCGAGCTGGCTCCCAACGTCGTGTCCATCGACTTCCAGCGCCGGGACCTCCTCGCCGCTCCGGTGCCGTGCCCGCGGTTCGCCGAACTGGATGCCTCGTCGGTGGATCTTCGGCGGGCTTGGGCAGGCCGCACGGAGTACGGGCAGGACTGGCACCTGCCGCTGTACGGCTCGGGCAGCCACACCCTCACGGCCGGCGCTTCGGGTGCGGGCAAGAACTCGGTGATGTGGTGCCCGCTCGCGTCGATCGCTCCGGCGATCCGGGACGGCCTGGTCCGCGTGACCGGCATCGACCCGAAGGGCATGGAACTCGCCTACGGCCGGGGGATCTTCCATCGGTACGCGGTGACGCCGAAGGACGCGCTCGAAGTCCTGGACGAGCTGGTGGCCGCGATGGACGCGCGAAAGGCCGAGTTCGCGGGACGGGTCCGGACAGTGCCGGTGAGCGTCGAGAACCCACTTGAGCTGGTGGAGTTCGACGAGATCGGCGCGCTCACGAAGTACACCGACCGCAAGACCCGCGAACAGATCATCGAGAAGGTCGCGCTGCTGACCACGCAGGGCCGGGCGCTCGGGTTCACGGTTCGAGGCTACGTGCAGGAGCCGACGAAGGACACGGTTCCGGTGCGCGAGCTGTTCCCCCGCCGCATCTGCCTGCGGGTCACCTCGAAGTCGCACGTCGGGATGGTGCTCGGCGACCAGGCGTACGAGCGGGGCGCGTGGGCGAACAGGATCGGGGAGTCCGAAGCAGGCACCGGTTACGTGTGGGGCGAAGGCATCCGTGAGCCGATGCGCGTCCGAGCCGGATGGGTTCCGGATGAGGCGGTCAAGGCACTTGAAGCGTTCGTGACCGGCGGCGGTGTGCTGGGGGTGGCGGCATGA